The Procambarus clarkii isolate CNS0578487 chromosome 42, FALCON_Pclarkii_2.0, whole genome shotgun sequence nucleotide sequence GATGCTTATTTAGAATGCATCCATTTCTTAAGTTGGGGATGGGCTAATGTTACCTAGCTGTGGCCTAAGCTGGTCTCATGTCAAGTCTCAAAATAGGCTGATGGTGAGAAGGTAACTTtgctttttttcaaataatgagtGAGACCATGTTCTCACCTTAGTTCCACTGTGGTTACTAGAAATAGTTTAGCATCTTTTACCCTTGGCATGGTCAACAATCTTTTTACCTGAGGAATTACTACAGTACTAGTTGACAATTTATGTTTAATTTTATTACAATAAGTTTCAAGCCAAAATCTCTCTTCTATTGTAATAAGAGCTAACATTTATTTTGAAGTGTTGTTATAAAGACTAAAGTTATTAGTGTTATGAAATATTGGTCTTCCTCAATGAAGTAAGACGTCAGGAGACACCAGTTGAATAATGCACTCCCTGTACCAATGTTTCATGAGTATGTATTCCAGTGTTGCTCTTGTATTAAATGTAAAGAAACGATGCAAGTCAGTCCTATTTTACTGTATATCTATGCATACCAAGAGCACACAACACTAAATATAGTTCTTTAATGATTGTAGTGACTTGTTGCAATAAAAATTGCAGGCTTTTAATCCGAGCCTAATACCTTACCTTGCGGTGATTCCAAGGGTCAAGGTTCCCACAGCCCGGTCTGTGACCAGGCCTTCATTCCCAACTAATTATCTGTGGCTTTGGATGTTAAGAGCATATTTTTCACAAAATTGGAACTGTCCTGTTTCCAAGATAAGTTACTTTGGGATTAATAGATGAGCAAGTTAACAATATTTGGTTCAAATGTAGGTATTTAAAACTTGAATTCAGGTACTACTAGATAAAGTTGTGATTAGATTTTATAGCAACTTTACTTGCAGCCATCTTAGGTCATATCACTGTGTGAAACTAAATTTTGTGTACACTTTTGTTGAAAAGATAAACCCTTTGTTGTAGTTTTTGTTTACATAATTACATATCCTAGCAAATAGTTCTAATATAATGTGTGTGAATGTATGTTTATTAACCTATATCATATCAGTTATGACATTTACAAAATATTGCAAACTTGCAAAGTAGATAGCCAAGGTGTATCACCATGAGTGTCTGCCTTGGCCTACACCCAGCGTACGCACGTCTACAAATGTATAAGCTGGGAGCGTGTCGACTTGTTTCGTATCTGCATTAATTCCTTTCTTGATAAAAATGAAATGcaagtaatatattttccctgATTAGTTCAGGTTATCATTACTGCTGTTGTGCTATTTTATGTGGTTCAAGTGATAGTTTCTTTCTGAAACTTTGTGAAAAGAAAGATAtttaaaacatggatgaatggtgCAATTTTTATTATTGTCTTATATTGCATAGCTTATTATGTTTTATTGGCATTTTGTCATTTTTATCAAATATTTGTCAATTGTAACATATGTCAGCTATGTCAGAAtcaaaaaaaaaatcccattttTTTAAATCACACCCATATTTTATTTTGTCACGCTTTAAGCAGTCATGTTTGTTCTTTTGTAAATATGCTCATTATACATTTTAATTTGAAAATTGAAGCCATAAACCAATATTTAAGATAAAgattaatttaaataaattttcttTTCCTTGGTTAGAAGTTAAAATTGGGAAATACATTGTGTGCAAATTTGACAGATTCTGCATTGCCACTTTTTTTTAGCTACCATTTATTTGAGTTTATAAAGGTCATCAAACACTTGCCAAAATACCAAAGTCAGTTTTAGAAAGTGAATACAACTTCTTTACTCATTGATGATCTTACCCCAGCTGttgatattttatatatttaaatgtttaGTGTGGTAGAATATTGTAATACTGGAAAGGAATTATTTAAGTCCTGGTTATCATTTCTGTGATAGTCATTGTAAATACAGATTTGTCCAGGCTGTAATTAGGAGCATTAATGTCAGGTGCACTGAAAGAAGTGTTCATCCCACAGATGGTACTTTTCTTTATACTGAAAACAGCATTTtctaatgcttttttttttttttttgaggtgcATCATAAGGACTTctatcttcttgagatcttgagatgattttggggcttagtgtcccctcggcacggtcctcgaccaggcctccatccccaggaagcagcccgtgacagctgactaactcccagctacgtatttactgcttgataacaggggcatcagtttgaaagaaactctgcccattgtttctcgttggcgcccgggatcgaacccgggaccacaggatcacgtgtccagtgttctgtccgctcagccgccggctccctaGGCTGTGATTTCTGCCAAACAAATGGAATAAAGTTAAATGGCCGTTTGTTCCACTATACAAAGCctaatgtcccccctacctcctccacacctggcacatcaccccctgcctcctccacacctggcacatcaccccctgcctcctccacacctggcacatcaccccctgcctcctccacacctggcacatcaccccctgcctcctccacacctggcacatcaccccctgcctcctccacacctggcacatcaccccctgcctcctccacacctggcacatcaccccctgcctcctccacacctggcacatcaccccctgcctcctccacacctggcacatcaccccctgcctcctccacacctggcacatcaccccctgcctcctccacacctggcacatcaccccctgcctcctccacacctggcacatcaccccctgcctcctccacacctggcacatcaccccctgcctcctccacacctggcacatcaccccctgccacctccacacctggcacatcaccccctgccaCCTCCACGGATGGCACATCACCCCGTGCCACCTCCATGGATGGCACATCACCCCCCTGCCACCTCCACGGatggcacatcaccccctgccaCCTCCACGGATGGCACATCACCCCCCTGCCTCCACGGATGGCACATCACCCTCTGCCACCTCCACAGATGGCACATCACCCTCTGCCACCTCCACAGATGGCACATCACCCTCTGCCACCTCCACAGATGGCACATCACCCTCTGCCACCTCCACGGATGGCACATCACCCCCCTGCCACCTCTACGGatggcacatcaccccctgccaCCTCCACGGATGGCACATCACCCCCCCTGCCTCCACGGATGGCACATCACCCTCTGCCACCTCCACAGATGGCACATCACCCTCTGCCACCTCCACAGATGGCACATCACCCTCTGCCACCTCCACAGatggcacatcaccccctgccaCCTCCACGGATGGCATGTCACCCTCTGCCACCTCCACGGATGGCACATCACCCTCTGCCACCTCCACAGATGGCACATCACCCTCTGCCACCTCCACAGATGGCACATCACCCTCTGCCACCTCCACGGatggcacatcaccccctgccacctccacggatggcacatcaccccctgcTACCTCCACAGATGGCACATCACCCTCTGCCACCTCCACAGATGGCACATCACCCTCTGCCACCTCCACGGATGGCACGTCACCCTCTGCCACCTCCACGGATGGCATGTCACTCTCTGCCACCTCCACAGatggcacatcaccccctgccaCCTCCACAGATGGCACATCACCCTCTGCCACCTCCACAGatggcacatcaccccctgccaCCTCCACGGATGGCATGTCACTCTCTGCCACCTCCACAGatggcacatcaccccctgccaCCTCCACAGATGGCACATCACCCTCTGCCACCTCCACAGATGGCACATCACCCTTTGCCACCTCCACAGATGGCACATCACCCTCTGCCACCTCCACAGatggcacatcaccccctgcctTCTCCACGGATGGCATGTCACTCTCTACCACCTCCACAGatggcacatcaccccctgccaCCTCCACAGATGGCACATCACCCTCTGCCACCTCCACAGATGGCACATCACCCTCTGCCACCTCCACAGATGGCACATCACCCTCTGCCACCTCCACAGATGGCACATCACCCTCTGCCTCCTCCACGGATGGCACGTCACCCATTGAATGGTGTAATATAATGACCAATAGGTAAAACTTTATTTCTAGTAGCTACCATCATTTTCTTGTCTCTCCTATTTTTAAACTCTAATTGGAAGCATCAGCCAGCACACCTGCCGTGATTCTATTTGCCTCATTTGATCATTTTTAGACATATTTCTTTAATCCTACATTCAGGAAGTTGCAGATACCCTTGCAACTAATAACTCTTTATTAGGCCAGAATGGGAGATATACTTTataccatttttatttatattcattCATACATTTACCTGACAATATTTCAGT carries:
- the LOC123770374 gene encoding sperm acrosomal protein FSA-ACR.1-like gives rise to the protein MGDVPSVEEAEGDVPSVEVAEGDVPSVEVAEGDVPSVEVAEGDVPSVEVAGGDVPSVEVVESDMPSVEKAGGDVPSVEVAEGDVPSVEVAKGDVPSVEVAEGDVPSVEVAGGDVPSVEVAESDMPSVEVAGGDVPSVEVAEGDVPSVEVAGGDVPSVEVAESDMPSVEVAEGDVPSVEVAEGDVPSVEVAEGDVPSVEVAGGDVPSVEVAGGDVPSVEVAEGDVPSVEVAEGDVPSVEVAEGDVPSVEVAEGDMPSVEVAGGDVPSVEVAEGDVPSVEVAEGDVPSVEVAEGDVPSVEAGGVMCHPWRWQGVMCHP